The following proteins come from a genomic window of Trifolium pratense cultivar HEN17-A07 linkage group LG4, ARS_RC_1.1, whole genome shotgun sequence:
- the LOC123920995 gene encoding leucine-rich repeat receptor-like protein kinase TDR gives MKPLLFFLITFSFLCQAQLPLVSSVTTTLPFQLITLLSIKSSIIDPLNHLNDWKINSSNFPPTFSNSNYHQDPIWCSWRGITCHPKTTQITSLNLSNLNLSGTIPPQIRYLTTLIHLNISGNDFNGTFQTGIFQLIGLRTLDISHNSFSSTFPPGIAKLRFLRIFNAYSNNFTGPLPEELIKLPFLEQLNLGGSYFSGSIPPSYGTFKRLKFLQLSGNALEGSLPPQLGLLSELQHLEIGYNTFSGTIPVELTLLSNLTYLDISSANISGQLIPELGNLTILETLLLFKNPLSGKIPSSIGNLKSLKAIDLSENELTGSIPPEITMLKKLEDLRLMDNKLNGEIPQGIGELPKLNIFQIFNNSLTGTLPPKLGSNGLLQRLDVSTNSLQGPIPVNICKGNNLVKFNLFNNKFTNNLPLSLTNCTSLTRVRIQNNNLNGSIPQTLTMLPNLTYLDLSNNNFNGEIPQEFGNLQYLNISGNSFESELPSNIWNSSNLQIFSASFSKITGQIPNFIGCKKIYTIELQGNFINGNIPWNIRDCELLILLNLSRNNLTGIIPWEIAILPSITDVDLSQNSLTGIIPSRFNNCSTLTNFNVSFNFLTGPIPSSGVFESLHPSSYSGNENLCGHLLAKPCAAATGENELEAHRQQPKKTAGAIVWIIAAAFGIGLFVLVAGTRCFHANYNRRFNGNETNCEIGPWKLTAFQRLNFTADDVLECVSRSDKILGMGSAGTVYKAEMPGGEIIAVKKLWCKQKESNIIRRRRGVLAEVDVLGNVRHRNIVRLLGCCSNRECTMLLYEYMVNGNLDDLLHAKNKGGNMVICDWYTRYKIALGVAHGICYLHHDCDPVVVHRDLKPSNILLDGEMEARVADFGVAKLIQTDESMSVIAGSYGYIAPEYAYTLQVDEKSDIYSYGVVLMEILSGKRSVDQEFGDGNSIVDWVRSKIKTKDGIEGILDKNAAAGCSTVREEMIQILRIALLCTSRNPADRPSMRDVVLMLQEAKPKRKLFDSVVLGRCANDNVDVGEDGGGDIPLAQKPIIN, from the exons ATGAAACCTTTACTTTTCTTTCTCATCACATTCTCCTTCCTTTGCCAAGCACAATTGCCACTAGTTTCCTCTGTCACAACTACTCTACCCTTTCAACTCATCACTCTCCTCTCAATAAAATCCTCCATCATTGACCCTCTCAATCATCTCAATGACTGGAAAATCAACTCTTCTAATTTTCCCCCTACTTTCTCAAACTCTAATTACCACCAAGACCCAATTTGGTGTTCTTGGAGAGGCATCACTTGTCACccaaaaacaacacaaatcaCTTCCCTAAACCTCTCTAACCTCAACCTTTCAGGCACAATTCCACCTCAAATCCGCTACTTAACCACCTTAATCCACTTGAACATAAGTGGAAATGACTTCAATGGAACTTTCCAAACAGGAATTTTCCAACTCATTGGACTTAGAACACTAGACATCAGCCATAACTCCTTCAGCTCAACTTTCCCACCTGGAATTGCAAAGCTAAGATTCTTAAGAATCTTCAATGCTTACAGCAACAACTTCACAGGTCCtcttcctgaagaactaatcaAACTTCCATTTCTAGAGCAGCTCAACCTTGGTGGAAGCTACTTTAGTGGGAGCATCCCACCAAGTTATGGCACTTTTAAAAGACTCAAATTCCTACAATTATCTGGTAATGCATTGGAAGGTTCACTACCTCCTCAATTAGGCCTATTATCAGAGCTACAACACTTGGAAATTGGATACAACACATTTTCCGGGACAATACCGGTTGAATTAACATTGTTGTCTAATCTCACTTACTTAGACATCTCATCAGCCAACATTTCAGGTCAACTGATTCCTGAATTAGGAAACTTAACCATACTTGAAACATTGCTTCTTTTCAAGAATCCCTTAAGTGGCAAAATCCCATCAAGCATAGGAAATTTGAAATCCCTAAAAGCTATTGATTTATCAGAAAATGAACTCACAGGCTCAATTCCACCCGAAATAACAATGCTGAAGAAACTGGAAGATTTGAGGCTCATGGATAACAAGTTGAATGGTGAAATTCCACAAGGAATTGGTGAGCTTCCAAAACTCAACATTTTCCAGATTTTCAACAACTCACTCACTGGCACACTACCACCAAAACTCGGCTCCAACGGGTTACTCCAACGACTCGATGTTTCCACAAACTCACTTCAAGGTCCAATCCCTGTGAACATTTGTAAAGGAAACAATCTTGTTAAGTTCAATCTTTTCAACAACAAATTCACCAATAATCTTCCATTATCTCTAACCAACTGCACCTCACTAACCAGAGTTCGTATCCAAAACAACAATCTCAATGGGTCAATTCCACAAACACTTACCATGCTTCCTAATTTAACCTACCTTGACCTAAGCAACAACAATTTCAACGGTGAAATTCCTCAAGAATTTGGAAACCTTCAATATTTAAACATTTCCGGAAACTCTTTCGAAAGCGAATTACCAAGCAACATTTGGAATTCAAGTAATCTACAGATTTTCTCAGCTTCATTTTCGAAAATCACCGGTCAAATTCCCAATTTCATTGGTTGCAAAAAGATTTACACAATCGAACTGCAAGGGAATTTCATCAACGGTAACATTCCTTGGAATATCCGTGATTGCGAATTACTGATTCTGTTAAATCTAAGTAGAAACAATCTCACCGGAATCATACCTTGGGAAATTGCAATTCTACCTTCAATCACCGACGTTGATCTCTCACAAAACTCACTCACCGGAATCATTCCTTCAAGGTTCAACAACTGTTCCACTCTCACGAATTTCAACGTCAGTTTCAATTTCTTAACCGGTCCAATTCCTTCCTCCGGCGTCTTCGAGAGCCTTCATCCTTCTTCCTACTCCGGCAACGAAAACCTCTGCGGTCATCTTTTAGCCAAACCCTGCGCCGCCGCCACCGGAGAAAACGAACTCGAAGCTCACCGTCAACAGCCAAAGAAAACCGCCGGCGCAATCGTTTGGATAATCGCGGCGGCGTTCGGAATCGGTCTTTTCGTTCTCGTCGCCGGTACACGTTGCTTTCATGCAAACTATAACCGGCGATTTAACGGTAACGAAACTAACTGTGAAATCGGACCGTGGAAGTTAACGGCGTTTCAACGGTTAAACTTCACGGCGGATGATGTTCTCGAGTGTGTGTCAAGATCGGATAAGATATTAGGAATGGGGTCCGCTGGAACAGTTTATAAAGCAGAAATGCCAGGTGGCGAAATCATAGCCGTTAAAAAACTCTGGTGTAAACAAAAGGAAAGTAATATAATCCGACGGAGGAGAGGAGTGTTAGCAGAAGTTGACGTATTGGGAAATGTGAGACACAGGAACATAGTGAGATTGTTAGGATGTTGCAGTAACAGGGAATGTACGATGTTGTTATATGAGTATATGGTCAATGGTAACCTTGATGATTTGTTGCATGCAAAGAATAAAGGGGGTAATATGGTAATTTGTGATTGGTATACTAGGTATAAGATAGCATTGGGTGTGGCACATGGAATTTGTTATCTTCATCATGATTGTGATCCTGTGGTTGTCCATAGAGATCTTAAACCTAGTAATATTTTATTGGACGGTGAGATGGAAGCTAGAGTTGCTGATTTTGGTGTTGCTAAGTTGATTCAAACTGATGAATCTATGTCTGTTATTGCTGGATCTTATGGTTACATTGCTCCAG AATATGCTTATACACTCCAAGTTGATGAAAAGAGTGACATTTACAGCTATGGAGTGGTGTTAATGGAAATTTTAAGTGGAAAACGATCAGTGGATCAAGAATTTGGTGATGGAAACAGTATTGTGGATTGGGTTAGGTCCAAAATAAAGACCAAAGATGGAATTGAAGGTATATTGGACAAGAATGCAGCGGCAGGGTGTAGCACAGTAAGAGAAGAAATGATACAAATACTTAGAATTGCATTGCTATGTACAAGTCGAAATCCAGCTGATAGACCTTCAATGAGAGATGTTGTGTTGATGCTTCAAGAGGCTAAACCTAAGAGAAAATTGTTTGATAGTGTTGTTTTAGGTCGATGTGCTAATGACAATGTTGATGTTGGTgaagatggtggtggtgatattCCTTTGGCTCAAAAACCAATTATCAATTAA